A single window of Rubripirellula lacrimiformis DNA harbors:
- a CDS encoding MlaD family protein — MDENKLKFGVGVLVISSIGVGIILTFLFGAFPSVFNNDYSLQVVFQSAEGIGLNTAVYRDGVPIGRVSDIKLRDEGGVLVSLAMRSDQRLSHRYIPRIGSGNLVTGDSKLEFVRINDPRQLPKQIRGDEKLLDAPFTDDEFIDYGRKTPGLFEMQDGVQSSVDAIQLAAQSIATAGESVNQLAMEVRQVVGGTDGRIDAVAKDAQLALQEFQGAIVDARKIIGNPETRANLEASMAELPILLQDARAALETTKTTFESFERVGNQFEKVGHVAEETVNTAKDTVEGARGVIGNAEKTFANLEKFTEPLADRGDELVAQVLQTLSSVERTLMQVEQFGESLNNSNGSVKRFLDDDELYYQVRRTVENIEMATARIRPIMDDVRVFTDKIARDPRELGVRGALTKRPSGAGLK; from the coding sequence ATGGATGAAAACAAACTAAAATTCGGCGTCGGCGTGCTGGTCATCTCCTCCATTGGGGTCGGCATCATTCTGACATTCCTGTTTGGCGCATTTCCAAGTGTGTTCAACAACGACTATTCGTTGCAGGTCGTATTCCAGTCGGCCGAAGGCATCGGTTTGAATACGGCTGTCTATCGCGATGGAGTCCCGATCGGACGAGTGTCCGACATCAAGTTGCGCGACGAAGGCGGAGTGCTGGTTTCGCTGGCTATGCGAAGCGATCAACGTCTGTCGCATCGCTATATCCCGCGCATCGGATCGGGCAACTTGGTGACCGGCGACTCGAAGTTGGAATTCGTTCGCATCAATGATCCGCGGCAACTGCCCAAGCAGATCCGCGGTGACGAAAAGTTGCTGGACGCGCCGTTCACCGACGACGAGTTCATTGATTACGGCAGAAAGACCCCTGGCCTGTTTGAGATGCAGGATGGAGTCCAGTCCAGCGTCGATGCCATTCAATTGGCAGCACAGTCGATCGCGACGGCCGGTGAAAGCGTCAATCAGCTGGCGATGGAAGTCCGCCAAGTCGTCGGCGGAACCGATGGACGCATTGATGCGGTGGCCAAGGATGCACAGTTAGCACTGCAGGAGTTTCAAGGTGCGATTGTGGACGCTCGCAAAATCATCGGGAATCCGGAAACTCGCGCCAACCTAGAAGCATCGATGGCAGAGCTGCCGATCTTGTTACAGGATGCTCGTGCCGCCTTGGAAACGACAAAGACAACCTTCGAAAGCTTCGAACGAGTCGGCAACCAGTTCGAAAAGGTCGGTCATGTGGCCGAAGAAACCGTCAATACGGCCAAGGACACTGTCGAAGGCGCCCGAGGCGTGATCGGCAACGCAGAGAAGACGTTCGCCAACCTAGAGAAGTTCACCGAACCGCTGGCCGATCGTGGCGACGAATTGGTGGCACAGGTGCTGCAGACGCTTAGCTCGGTCGAGCGGACGCTGATGCAGGTCGAACAGTTCGGCGAATCGCTGAACAATAGCAACGGATCGGTCAAACGATTCTTGGACGACGACGAACTGTATTACCAGGTGCGCCGCACGGTCGAGAACATCGAGATGGCGACCGCCCGGATCCGTCCGATCATGGACGACGTTCGTGTCTTCACCGACAAGATAGCCCGGGACCCACGCGAGTTGGGTGTCCGTGGGGCACTGACCAAGCGGCCTAGCGGTGCTGGTCTGAAATAA
- the atpC gene encoding ATP synthase F1 subunit epsilon gives MAALRCVVVTPEKTELDREADYISLPMDDGELGVLKGRAPMIGRLGFGTLRLQTAAGPERYYVDGGFAQVEDNVVNVLTGRLIPVDLIDSDKARDELNDARALPSSKQEEMAAKLVAIRKARGKLRASS, from the coding sequence ATGGCAGCTCTGCGATGCGTCGTTGTGACGCCCGAGAAAACCGAACTGGACCGCGAAGCCGACTACATTTCGCTGCCGATGGACGACGGCGAACTGGGTGTGCTGAAGGGCCGGGCGCCGATGATTGGTCGCTTGGGCTTTGGTACGCTGCGTTTGCAAACCGCTGCCGGCCCGGAACGATACTATGTCGACGGTGGCTTTGCCCAAGTCGAAGACAACGTGGTCAACGTGCTTACCGGACGTTTGATCCCAGTCGATTTGATCGATAGCGACAAAGCACGCGACGAGCTGAACGATGCTCGAGCGTTGCCAAGTTCGAAACAGGAAGAGATGGCCGCTAAACTGGTCGCCATCCGCAAGGCTCGCGGTAAGCTGCGAGCATCAAGCTAA
- the atpD gene encoding F0F1 ATP synthase subunit beta, which produces MSTATETAIGRVTQVIGSTFDIEFPEGKLPPIYNAVTINSQHKGVTINLTGEVQQHLGGGRVRAIALGSTEGMMRGMDVVDTGKPVTVPVGQATLGRVFNVLGETIDGRGEVNADDYRPIHRQAPAVHELSTNTEVFETGIKVVDLLTPFVRGGKAGLFGGAGLGKTVILTELIARIASAHGGYSVFAGVGERTREGTDLWLEMQDTEIGDTGRKVIEQTCMVFGQMNEPPGSRLRVALSALTMAEYFRDSTGADTLLFVDNIFRFSQAGSEVSALLGRMPSAVGYQPTLATEMGALQERITSTKNGAITSVQAVYVPADDPTDPAPATAFGQLDAFIYLERSISEKGIYPAIDPLASNSRILDPQYVGERHYAIARRVQTTLQRYRELQDIIAILGVDELSEEDKTIVHRARRIERFMSQPFLVAEVFTGKKGEITPLADTIRSFEEICDGKWDHLPEQAFMYVGSIEQAEAQAKKMAEKEKAK; this is translated from the coding sequence ATGTCCACCGCAACTGAAACTGCTATCGGCCGCGTTACCCAGGTCATTGGGTCGACGTTCGACATCGAATTCCCCGAAGGCAAACTGCCGCCGATCTATAACGCTGTCACGATCAACTCGCAGCACAAAGGTGTGACGATCAATCTGACCGGCGAAGTCCAACAACACCTCGGTGGTGGACGCGTGCGTGCAATCGCCTTGGGAAGCACCGAAGGCATGATGCGGGGCATGGATGTCGTTGACACCGGCAAGCCTGTGACGGTCCCTGTGGGTCAAGCCACCTTGGGCCGAGTGTTCAACGTTTTGGGTGAAACGATCGACGGACGTGGCGAAGTCAACGCCGACGATTATCGTCCCATTCACCGCCAAGCACCGGCCGTTCACGAACTGTCGACGAACACCGAAGTCTTCGAAACGGGCATCAAGGTCGTCGACCTGCTGACACCGTTCGTGCGGGGTGGGAAAGCCGGTTTGTTCGGCGGTGCAGGTCTGGGCAAGACAGTTATTTTGACCGAACTGATCGCCCGGATCGCCAGTGCCCACGGTGGTTACTCGGTGTTCGCCGGTGTGGGTGAACGAACCCGCGAAGGCACCGACCTGTGGTTGGAAATGCAGGACACCGAAATCGGTGACACCGGACGCAAAGTTATCGAACAGACCTGTATGGTGTTCGGCCAAATGAACGAGCCCCCAGGGTCGCGTCTTCGCGTCGCTCTGTCGGCATTGACCATGGCTGAATACTTCCGCGATTCAACCGGTGCGGACACGTTGTTGTTCGTCGACAACATTTTCCGTTTCTCGCAAGCCGGTTCGGAAGTATCCGCTCTGCTTGGACGGATGCCATCGGCCGTGGGTTACCAGCCCACGCTGGCCACCGAAATGGGTGCCCTGCAAGAACGAATCACGTCGACCAAGAACGGGGCGATCACGTCGGTGCAAGCCGTCTACGTTCCTGCCGATGACCCGACCGACCCTGCACCGGCGACGGCCTTTGGCCAGTTGGATGCGTTTATCTATCTGGAACGGTCGATTTCGGAAAAGGGTATCTACCCAGCCATTGACCCGTTGGCGTCGAACTCGCGAATTTTGGATCCACAGTACGTCGGCGAACGTCACTACGCGATCGCCCGCCGTGTCCAAACGACACTGCAACGTTACCGCGAATTGCAAGACATCATCGCCATCCTTGGTGTCGATGAATTGAGCGAAGAAGACAAGACGATCGTACACCGCGCTCGACGAATCGAACGATTCATGAGCCAGCCGTTCTTGGTCGCCGAAGTCTTCACCGGCAAGAAAGGTGAAATCACCCCGCTGGCAGACACCATCCGCAGCTTCGAAGAAATCTGTGACGGCAAGTGGGATCACCTGCCCGAGCAAGCATTCATGTACGTTGGTTCGATCGAGCAAGCGGAAGCTCAAGCGAAAAAGATGGCCGAAAAAGAAAAGGCTAAGTAA
- the atpG gene encoding ATP synthase F1 subunit gamma: MANARALDKRRKSIKNIRKITRTMELIATARYKKAMDRAAAVTAYTDRLSQIVASLAAAGTEVQHPLLEKRDNPKAARVLVLASNRGLCGGYNASVLRTSMPLIRELQGSIGNIGVDVSGKRGINGLKFRGIEPENTYQQFEDQPAYAEVEKIANMYLEKYIAGEMDRLDVVYTRFVSTSKQIATVQTLLPLGSLSDDTDAESLTGGPSKEYEFLPSAESILEEVVPTSFKAKLFKCFLDSAVSEQVARMIAMKGATESAGDMIKQLSMTYNRARQSQITGEIMEIIGGVEALEG; this comes from the coding sequence ATGGCCAACGCTCGCGCCCTCGATAAACGCCGCAAATCCATCAAGAACATCCGCAAGATTACGCGGACGATGGAACTGATCGCGACGGCTCGTTACAAAAAAGCGATGGATCGGGCTGCCGCCGTCACGGCGTACACCGATCGATTGTCGCAAATCGTGGCCAGCCTGGCTGCGGCCGGTACCGAGGTCCAACACCCGCTGTTGGAAAAACGTGACAACCCCAAAGCGGCTCGCGTGCTGGTCTTGGCCAGCAACCGCGGTCTGTGCGGTGGCTACAACGCCAGCGTGTTGCGGACTTCGATGCCTTTGATCCGCGAACTGCAAGGTTCGATCGGTAACATTGGTGTCGACGTTAGCGGCAAGCGAGGAATCAACGGCCTGAAGTTCCGCGGCATCGAACCTGAAAACACCTACCAACAGTTCGAAGATCAACCGGCCTACGCCGAAGTCGAAAAGATCGCCAACATGTACTTGGAAAAGTACATCGCTGGTGAAATGGACCGCTTGGATGTCGTCTACACTCGATTTGTTAGCACCAGCAAGCAGATCGCAACGGTCCAAACCCTGTTGCCGCTCGGTTCGCTATCCGACGACACCGATGCCGAATCGTTGACCGGCGGCCCGTCGAAGGAATACGAATTCTTGCCCTCGGCTGAAAGCATTTTGGAAGAGGTCGTTCCGACCAGTTTCAAAGCCAAGCTGTTCAAGTGCTTCCTGGATTCAGCGGTCAGCGAGCAAGTGGCTCGAATGATCGCGATGAAGGGAGCCACCGAAAGTGCCGGCGACATGATCAAACAACTGTCGATGACTTACAACCGTGCCCGTCAAAGCCAAATCACCGGCGAGATCATGGAGATCATCGGTGGCGTGGAAGCCCTGGAAGGCTAA
- the atpA gene encoding F0F1 ATP synthase subunit alpha: MKFSSDEIASVLQQEIEQFDSKIDVREVGTVLEVGDGIARVYGLSGVMAGEMVEFPNGAIGLAFNLEENSVGVIILGDYLTIKEGDEVKALGTLLSVPAGDAVVGRVLDPLGNPLDGKGPVQTDITRPVEIIATGVAERQPVTEPMQTGVKAIDAMTPIGRGQRELIIGDRKTGKTAIAIDAILNQKGKDVKCFYVAIGQKDSAVASIVDVLERNGAMEYTTVIVAGASAPAPLQYVAPYAGTAMAEQFMFNGGHGLIVYDDLSKQATAYRQMSLLMRRPPGREAYPGDVFYCHSRLLERSAKLSDALGGGSLTSLPIIETLEGEVSAYIPTNVISITDGQIYLQPDLFFAGIRPAMNAGISVSRVGGAAQVKAMKKVAGGLRLDLAAFRALEAFAQLGTDLDAATQSQLDRGYRMVELLKQPQYRPMGVADQVLSLYAGTRGFLDDVPVKAVPQWEVDFLQFARDKHSATVALLEDKMDLTDEITEKIEACIKDFKSGYKPVEAAI, encoded by the coding sequence ATGAAATTTAGCAGCGACGAAATTGCTTCGGTCTTGCAGCAAGAAATCGAACAATTCGATAGCAAGATTGACGTCCGCGAAGTCGGCACCGTGTTGGAAGTCGGTGACGGGATCGCTCGCGTCTACGGTCTCTCCGGCGTGATGGCTGGCGAAATGGTCGAGTTCCCCAATGGCGCCATCGGCTTGGCGTTTAACTTGGAAGAAAACTCGGTCGGTGTCATCATCCTGGGTGACTACCTAACGATCAAAGAAGGCGACGAAGTCAAAGCACTGGGGACCCTGTTGTCGGTTCCTGCCGGCGATGCAGTCGTCGGCCGCGTGCTGGACCCGCTGGGCAATCCGCTTGACGGCAAAGGCCCTGTCCAAACCGACATCACTCGCCCCGTCGAAATCATCGCAACTGGCGTTGCTGAACGCCAACCGGTGACCGAACCGATGCAAACCGGTGTCAAAGCGATCGACGCGATGACCCCGATCGGACGCGGCCAACGCGAACTGATCATCGGTGACCGTAAGACCGGTAAAACCGCGATCGCGATCGATGCCATTCTGAACCAGAAGGGCAAAGACGTGAAGTGTTTCTACGTCGCCATCGGCCAAAAGGATTCTGCGGTCGCTTCGATCGTTGACGTCCTAGAACGCAACGGTGCGATGGAATACACGACCGTCATCGTCGCTGGTGCGTCAGCTCCTGCTCCGCTGCAATACGTTGCACCGTATGCCGGTACCGCCATGGCCGAACAGTTCATGTTCAACGGTGGGCACGGGTTGATCGTTTATGATGACTTGTCCAAGCAAGCCACCGCGTATCGTCAGATGAGCCTGTTGATGCGTCGTCCACCGGGCCGCGAAGCGTACCCTGGAGACGTGTTCTACTGTCACAGTCGGCTGCTAGAACGATCGGCCAAACTATCCGACGCGTTGGGCGGTGGATCGTTGACCAGTTTGCCGATCATCGAAACGCTGGAAGGCGAAGTTTCGGCTTACATTCCAACCAACGTGATTTCGATCACCGACGGACAAATCTATCTGCAACCCGACTTGTTCTTCGCTGGGATTCGTCCAGCCATGAACGCTGGTATTTCGGTATCTCGCGTCGGTGGTGCGGCTCAGGTCAAAGCGATGAAGAAAGTCGCGGGTGGTTTGCGTTTGGACTTGGCAGCCTTCCGTGCTTTGGAAGCCTTCGCACAACTGGGTACTGACCTGGATGCGGCCACCCAATCGCAACTCGATCGCGGTTACCGCATGGTCGAATTGCTGAAACAGCCACAGTACCGCCCGATGGGCGTCGCCGATCAAGTGCTTAGCTTGTACGCCGGTACCCGCGGTTTCTTGGACGATGTGCCAGTCAAGGCTGTGCCGCAATGGGAAGTCGACTTCCTGCAGTTCGCTCGCGATAAGCACTCCGCGACCGTCGCATTGTTGGAAGACAAGATGGACCTGACGGACGAAATCACCGAGAAGATCGAAGCCTGCATCAAGGACTTCAAGAGTGGCTACAAGCCGGTTGAAGCGGCGATTTAG
- the atpH gene encoding ATP synthase F1 subunit delta — translation MTQSVKHDTVLDTGAEQLGKTYARALIGAAKNQGDGVADTIVNQLAMVVDDYLAQSPQLRAAFQSPQVSQAEKIRVLDRVFGDELHPTLLKFLKVMVSRDRLGYVHAVRTAADNIFDDMMGRVVASVRTAVPLDDATRGQIVDRLGSVMNAQIKLNESVDPELIGGMVIRIGDKVFDSSVQNRLSKLAVKARHGFSSKLLDRFSQFTSE, via the coding sequence ATGACTCAATCCGTCAAACACGACACGGTGCTCGACACCGGCGCCGAACAGCTAGGGAAAACCTACGCTCGGGCGTTGATCGGTGCCGCCAAGAACCAGGGTGACGGGGTTGCCGATACCATCGTCAATCAGCTCGCCATGGTCGTGGACGACTATCTAGCCCAAAGCCCACAGCTGCGTGCGGCGTTCCAATCACCTCAAGTCAGTCAGGCGGAAAAGATCCGCGTGCTGGACCGAGTCTTTGGTGACGAACTTCACCCCACGCTGCTCAAGTTTTTGAAGGTGATGGTTTCGCGAGATCGGCTTGGATACGTCCATGCGGTACGCACCGCAGCGGACAACATCTTTGATGACATGATGGGCCGTGTCGTGGCATCGGTTCGCACGGCAGTGCCGCTGGATGACGCAACGCGTGGGCAAATCGTCGACCGACTTGGGTCGGTCATGAACGCCCAAATCAAACTCAACGAATCGGTCGACCCTGAATTGATCGGCGGGATGGTGATTCGTATCGGCGACAAAGTTTTCGATAGCAGTGTTCAAAACCGGCTCAGCAAGTTGGCCGTCAAAGCACGCCATGGTTTTTCAAGCAAATTGCTTGACCGATTCAGTCAGTTTACGTCCGAATGA
- the atpF gene encoding F0F1 ATP synthase subunit B, which translates to MLSTIGRPLVALSLLLFVTGDTSLVRADEEASGKKADVAEVESGDVTDADHQHDDHPAAEHDGHAEGVGHGESGHGGHGEHAEADGTPPLLTFDMGSAVCNLAIFLGVLAILSKFVWPVILGGLQAREDKIHGELEQAAKANAEAKALLDNYQSKIDEASTKVQTMLAEARKDSEAAGQRIVDEAKAEAERQRQRAVSDIETAKKVAIAELAGQTSDMAINVAKSIVGRELNPGDHAELIRQSLERMPSNN; encoded by the coding sequence ATGTTGTCCACGATCGGACGCCCGCTTGTCGCGCTGTCGTTACTGTTGTTCGTCACCGGTGACACTTCGTTGGTTCGCGCCGATGAAGAAGCGTCGGGCAAAAAAGCCGACGTGGCCGAAGTTGAATCCGGCGATGTGACGGATGCTGATCACCAGCATGACGACCATCCCGCTGCCGAACATGACGGACACGCTGAAGGCGTCGGTCATGGCGAAAGCGGCCATGGCGGACATGGGGAACATGCCGAAGCAGACGGAACGCCACCTTTGTTGACATTCGACATGGGTTCGGCAGTCTGCAACTTGGCAATTTTCCTAGGCGTCTTGGCGATCTTGTCCAAGTTCGTTTGGCCCGTGATTCTCGGGGGCCTCCAGGCTCGCGAAGACAAGATCCACGGCGAACTGGAACAAGCAGCCAAAGCCAATGCCGAAGCCAAAGCACTGTTGGACAATTATCAGTCCAAGATTGATGAAGCTTCGACCAAGGTTCAAACCATGTTGGCAGAAGCACGCAAGGATTCCGAAGCGGCCGGTCAACGGATCGTCGACGAAGCCAAAGCGGAAGCCGAACGTCAACGTCAACGGGCCGTTAGCGATATCGAAACCGCCAAGAAGGTTGCGATCGCAGAATTGGCCGGTCAAACGTCGGATATGGCGATCAACGTTGCCAAATCCATCGTCGGACGCGAACTCAACCCGGGCGACCACGCGGAATTGATCCGCCAATCGCTCGAGCGGATGCCTAGCAACAACTAA
- the atpE gene encoding ATP synthase F0 subunit C: MFEMAMLLAQEVADTGFGTLGVGIGMGLAIIGAGLGIGRIGSSAVEAISRQPEAGGTIATQMLISAALIEGATVIALILLLIR; encoded by the coding sequence ATGTTTGAAATGGCAATGTTGCTGGCACAAGAAGTCGCTGATACCGGTTTTGGCACCTTGGGTGTTGGTATCGGCATGGGCTTGGCAATCATCGGTGCTGGCCTGGGCATTGGTCGCATCGGTAGCTCGGCCGTGGAAGCGATTTCGCGTCAACCAGAAGCTGGTGGCACGATCGCAACCCAAATGTTGATCTCGGCCGCACTGATCGAAGGTGCAACCGTTATCGCGTTGATCCTACTGTTGATCCGCTAA
- the atpB gene encoding F0F1 ATP synthase subunit A, translating to MNLLIAAADNPVTHVVPHALHEEPIFSVATGGGDIPALNIYDGAYSFFITNHLMMTAVSAICVVVVFWLVSRRVRVKGEGLSAYQTRGRVAQLFETMCTFIRDEVVRPNLHEKTDKYIYYIWTIFFFVLFANVLGLIPIGSIMYLITGNAHDLHYGGTATGNLSLNVILAVGSFIAIIYIGIKETGAKAFFSHFNPIGWDDPKMLAIGIPLYVLEWVGLFIKCVVLAMRLFGTMMAGHLVIAAFIGLIFMAVKVSLGLGYGVQLAVIGGGIVLTLLELFICFLQAFIFTFLTVLFISQVATHHGHDDHHEDEHPFSDENQMDMDKIMSPERITPMHNPAG from the coding sequence ATGAATTTGTTGATCGCCGCTGCCGACAATCCCGTAACTCACGTAGTGCCCCACGCACTGCACGAGGAACCGATTTTCTCCGTTGCCACTGGCGGCGGTGATATTCCGGCATTGAATATTTACGATGGGGCTTACAGCTTCTTCATCACGAACCACTTGATGATGACCGCCGTGTCAGCCATCTGTGTGGTCGTGGTGTTCTGGTTGGTGTCGCGCCGAGTTCGCGTCAAAGGCGAAGGCCTGTCCGCGTATCAGACACGCGGCCGAGTGGCTCAATTGTTCGAAACAATGTGCACCTTCATCCGCGACGAAGTCGTCCGGCCGAACCTGCATGAAAAAACTGACAAATATATCTACTACATCTGGACGATTTTCTTCTTCGTCCTGTTCGCAAATGTGCTGGGGCTGATCCCGATCGGATCGATCATGTATTTGATCACCGGGAACGCACACGATTTGCATTATGGCGGTACAGCCACCGGCAACCTGTCGCTGAATGTGATTTTGGCGGTCGGCAGTTTCATCGCGATCATCTACATCGGCATCAAAGAAACCGGTGCCAAGGCATTCTTTTCGCACTTCAACCCGATTGGTTGGGACGACCCAAAGATGCTGGCGATCGGCATTCCATTGTACGTTTTGGAATGGGTCGGCCTGTTCATCAAGTGCGTCGTGCTTGCCATGCGGTTGTTTGGAACCATGATGGCCGGTCACTTGGTGATCGCAGCATTTATCGGCTTGATTTTCATGGCGGTGAAGGTATCACTCGGCCTCGGCTATGGCGTCCAATTGGCTGTGATCGGCGGCGGCATTGTCTTGACGTTGTTGGAATTGTTCATCTGTTTCTTGCAGGCGTTCATTTTCACCTTCTTGACCGTGCTGTTCATTTCGCAAGTCGCCACCCATCATGGCCACGACGATCACCACGAAGACGAACATCCTTTCAGTGACGAAAATCAAATGGACATGGACAAGATCATGTCGCCTGAACGGATCACACCAATGCACAATCCGGCCGGTTAG
- a CDS encoding AtpZ/AtpI family protein, translating into MTLTDDDGTSQSPPNEQPSQAGGSNGTNDRDGSKAWMKFAGLGIELAGTTLGFAAIGYAVDWALGSQRPLGTAAGVLIGFSFAMFRFIKIASGGNPTDSTKHH; encoded by the coding sequence ATGACTTTGACCGACGACGACGGCACATCCCAGTCGCCCCCTAACGAGCAACCCTCGCAGGCAGGTGGCAGCAACGGGACGAACGACCGAGACGGATCCAAAGCGTGGATGAAGTTTGCGGGACTGGGAATCGAACTGGCGGGGACAACGCTCGGGTTCGCAGCCATCGGCTATGCCGTCGACTGGGCACTCGGCTCACAGCGACCGCTCGGCACGGCGGCTGGGGTCCTGATAGGATTCAGCTTCGCAATGTTCCGTTTCATCAAAATTGCCTCCGGCGGGAACCCGACGGACAGCACGAAACACCACTGA
- a CDS encoding DUF4912 domain-containing protein, with translation MITTADLKAQTRRELADLARDYGVPGWHGMKKDELVDEIKKVQRKLRRKSSSQAAPAVKGASAKKASAPAAVKTGASATGSSKRRTAKTEVTASDRDSVRASSSKSSASLGGSATKSSRGSASSAKAGSGKASSSKVSAPTSAARVAARPPKSGSHKTDQMRLNKPVPKLPEPRVDAKTARIRAQMRKRRETMMKNKDLSTGTLVGGSAVNNGAQRTRGAGPHSDRVVLLVRDSFWLQATWEITRASVQRAQSSLAERWHTAMPVLRLLAVGDVDSNGAERTERDIPIHGGVNNWYIDVDEPPSRFRVLVGYVTSSGDFYTLCRSNVVETPRPNECERLDEHWHDIAEDYERIYSLSGGYDTDAGDLKEVFEERLRRPMPLRGDKGQTVGDPSLLRQSKLPFEVDAELIIFGKTLSSASVLVAGRPVKLQADGSFTVRMQLPDKRQVLPVTAESRDGLRQRTTVVAVERNTKVMEPVELEDRF, from the coding sequence GTGATTACTACCGCAGATTTGAAGGCACAGACACGCCGCGAGCTTGCTGATTTGGCTCGAGATTATGGCGTGCCCGGGTGGCACGGAATGAAAAAAGACGAATTGGTCGATGAAATCAAGAAGGTCCAACGAAAGCTGCGTCGCAAGTCGTCCTCGCAGGCTGCTCCGGCGGTGAAGGGAGCTTCTGCAAAGAAAGCGTCCGCACCCGCGGCGGTGAAGACCGGCGCGTCGGCCACTGGGTCGTCCAAGCGTCGGACAGCGAAGACCGAGGTGACGGCCAGCGATCGTGATTCCGTGCGAGCGTCGTCTAGCAAGTCCTCTGCATCCTTGGGAGGCTCCGCGACGAAGTCGTCTCGTGGATCCGCCAGCAGTGCAAAGGCCGGCAGCGGCAAAGCCAGCAGTTCCAAGGTCAGTGCGCCGACGTCAGCCGCGCGTGTCGCTGCTCGCCCGCCCAAGTCGGGCTCGCACAAAACCGACCAAATGCGTTTGAACAAGCCTGTGCCGAAGTTGCCAGAGCCTCGTGTCGACGCCAAAACAGCTCGTATTCGTGCTCAGATGCGAAAGCGTCGCGAGACGATGATGAAGAACAAGGACCTGTCGACGGGGACCCTGGTGGGCGGTTCGGCCGTCAACAATGGGGCCCAACGCACACGTGGTGCTGGACCGCATTCGGACCGCGTTGTCCTGCTGGTTCGTGATTCGTTCTGGCTGCAAGCGACTTGGGAAATCACTCGTGCTAGCGTCCAGCGGGCTCAGTCCTCGCTGGCCGAACGTTGGCATACCGCGATGCCCGTGCTGCGTTTGTTGGCCGTCGGTGACGTGGATTCCAACGGTGCCGAGCGTACCGAACGTGACATCCCGATCCATGGTGGCGTCAACAACTGGTATATCGACGTCGACGAGCCGCCATCGCGTTTCCGCGTGCTGGTGGGTTACGTGACTTCGTCAGGCGACTTTTACACTCTATGCCGCAGCAACGTGGTCGAAACACCGCGCCCGAATGAATGCGAACGGCTGGACGAACACTGGCATGACATCGCCGAAGATTACGAGCGGATTTATTCGCTAAGCGGTGGTTACGACACGGACGCAGGCGACCTGAAGGAAGTCTTCGAGGAACGTTTGCGTCGGCCAATGCCACTGCGTGGCGACAAGGGGCAAACGGTCGGTGACCCTTCGCTGCTGCGTCAGTCGAAGCTGCCGTTCGAAGTCGATGCCGAGCTGATCATCTTCGGAAAGACGCTGTCGTCGGCGTCGGTTCTAGTGGCCGGTCGTCCCGTCAAACTTCAGGCGGATGGATCGTTTACGGTTCGAATGCAGTTGCCCGACAAACGTCAGGTGTTGCCCGTGACGGCGGAAAGCCGCGATGGGCTGCGTCAGCGAACAACCGTGGTGGCTGTCGAACGCAACACGAAGGTGATGGAACCTGTCGAATTAGAAGACCGATTCTAG